One segment of Olsenella uli DSM 7084 DNA contains the following:
- a CDS encoding histidine phosphatase family protein, whose amino-acid sequence MGCKVILIRHGLTYWNARKMMQGQVNIPLNDVGVRQARGLARQISPFPLDVCYASPLGRSLKTAQLALEDRNIPIIKDERLIEHGYGLLESTSYRRTPWFRLTSQAYNYECRPERYRAPIGGETFEDVYARARSFIDEVLLPEAERHDGILVAGHGGVNCAIMGCLFDIPLKDFWSVKQANCGYTVIDVDNGTPAIEYSTPVEVNAR is encoded by the coding sequence ATGGGATGCAAGGTCATACTCATTCGCCATGGGCTCACCTACTGGAACGCCAGGAAGATGATGCAGGGTCAGGTCAACATTCCCCTCAACGACGTGGGAGTCCGACAGGCAAGGGGCCTTGCAAGGCAGATCTCTCCATTTCCACTTGACGTCTGCTACGCCAGTCCCCTGGGACGTTCGCTCAAGACGGCACAGCTCGCCCTCGAAGACCGCAACATACCCATAATCAAGGACGAGCGCCTGATCGAGCATGGCTACGGCCTCCTCGAAAGCACCAGCTATCGCCGGACACCCTGGTTTCGGCTCACCTCACAGGCATATAACTACGAGTGCCGCCCCGAACGCTACCGCGCGCCCATTGGCGGGGAGACCTTCGAGGACGTCTACGCCCGCGCACGCAGCTTCATAGACGAGGTGCTCCTGCCGGAGGCGGAACGACACGACGGCATCCTGGTGGCGGGACACGGCGGGGTCAACTGCGCCATCATGGGATGTCTGTTTGACATACCTCTCAAGGACTTCTGGAGCGTCAAGCAGGCCAACTGCGGCTACACCGTCATCGATGTCGACAACGGAACCCCCGCCATCGAGTACTCGACTCCCGTGGAGGTCAATGCGAGGTAG
- the pth2 gene encoding aminoacyl-tRNA hydrolase has protein sequence MTVSSYKSKQMIVMRRDLKMRKGKIAAQSGHACVEATLMALAREGRLGQVRVTDDQSWVYLDDEGTEPTPLSDWFDAGVAKVCVYVDGEDALLDVAHQGREQGFAVALVRDAGLTEFHGETTYTCLAFEPLPASKIDPITGSLPLY, from the coding sequence ATGACAGTCTCTTCCTACAAGTCGAAGCAGATGATCGTGATGCGACGCGACCTCAAAATGCGCAAGGGCAAGATTGCCGCGCAGTCCGGGCACGCCTGCGTCGAGGCAACCCTCATGGCACTGGCACGGGAGGGGCGGTTGGGCCAGGTCCGCGTCACCGACGACCAGTCCTGGGTCTACCTGGACGACGAAGGGACGGAGCCCACGCCCCTCTCGGATTGGTTTGACGCGGGCGTCGCCAAGGTCTGCGTCTACGTGGATGGCGAGGACGCCCTGCTCGACGTGGCCCACCAGGGCCGTGAGCAGGGATTTGCCGTCGCGCTCGTACGTGACGCAGGCCTCACGGAGTTCCACGGGGAGACCACCTACACCTGCCTCGCCTTCGAGCCGCTGCCCGCCAGCAAGATCGACCCCATCACAGGCAGCCTCCCTCTGTACTAG
- a CDS encoding FKBP-type peptidyl-prolyl cis-trans isomerase, translated as MSNEGKRVKVHYVGTLDDGTKFDSSRDRGEPLAFTCMAGQMIPGFDQAVRGMEVGQTLTVHLEPAEAYGEHHDELVREFPMTQVPEHMRGISVGEKLFLRSPQGAPIPATVRRVTPEALYLDMNHEMAGKALNFEIELLEVEG; from the coding sequence GTGAGCAACGAAGGCAAGAGGGTCAAGGTCCACTACGTTGGCACCTTGGACGACGGCACCAAATTCGACAGCAGCCGCGACCGAGGCGAGCCGCTGGCGTTCACCTGCATGGCCGGCCAGATGATTCCCGGCTTTGACCAGGCGGTCCGCGGTATGGAGGTAGGACAGACGCTCACCGTGCACCTCGAGCCCGCAGAGGCCTACGGAGAGCACCACGACGAGCTGGTCCGGGAGTTCCCCATGACGCAGGTGCCCGAACACATGCGTGGCATCTCCGTGGGTGAGAAGCTCTTCCTTAGGTCACCGCAGGGCGCCCCCATCCCCGCCACCGTCCGTCGCGTGACGCCCGAGGCACTCTACCTTGACATGAACCACGAGATGGCCGGGAAGGCCCTCAACTTCGAGATCGAGCTCCTCGAGGTCGAGGGTTAG
- the murI gene encoding glutamate racemase — MADKSSFVGVFDSGVGGISVLRHLVDELPHEDFCYFGDSANNPYGGKTPDEILSLSRGIVDDMAARGAKAVVIACNTATSVAAARLRLEYPDLPIVGVEPAIRPATRAPRHERILVMATQVTLALDKYHRLAEECGSSSQILGEPCVGLAHRIEQGNLDAPDLHGLIETLVGRYRGTVDSVVLGCTHYPFVRAQIRDVVGDVPLFDGGTGAARRLRSLLAERDLLAEGDAPGSVAFASSLRGPGQLDLYERFFRLEV; from the coding sequence GTGGCGGACAAGAGCAGCTTCGTGGGCGTCTTCGACTCGGGCGTGGGCGGCATCAGCGTGCTACGCCACCTGGTGGATGAGCTGCCGCATGAGGACTTCTGCTACTTTGGTGACTCGGCCAACAACCCCTATGGCGGCAAGACGCCCGACGAGATCCTCTCCCTCTCGCGCGGCATCGTGGACGACATGGCGGCTCGTGGCGCCAAGGCGGTGGTGATCGCCTGCAACACCGCGACGAGCGTCGCTGCCGCGCGGCTGCGCCTCGAGTATCCCGACCTGCCGATCGTCGGCGTGGAGCCAGCCATCAGGCCAGCCACCCGGGCGCCCAGGCACGAACGCATCCTGGTCATGGCGACGCAGGTCACGCTTGCGCTCGACAAGTACCACAGGCTGGCCGAGGAGTGCGGCTCCAGCTCGCAGATCCTGGGCGAGCCCTGTGTGGGCCTGGCCCACCGCATCGAGCAGGGCAACCTCGATGCCCCCGATCTGCACGGACTCATCGAGACCCTTGTGGGCCGCTATCGGGGCACCGTCGACTCCGTGGTGCTGGGCTGCACGCATTACCCCTTCGTCCGCGCGCAGATTCGCGACGTCGTGGGCGACGTGCCCCTCTTCGATGGCGGCACCGGTGCGGCGAGAAGGCTCCGCTCGCTTCTCGCCGAGCGCGACCTTCTCGCCGAAGGCGATGCCCCGGGCAGCGTCGCCTTTGCCTCCAGCCTCAGGGGCCCGGGCCAGCTTGACCTCTACGAACGCTTCTTCAGGCTCGAGGTCTAA
- a CDS encoding DegV family protein, whose translation MPNYTLCCCSTADVTEDFLKERDIRYVFFNYELDGEQCKDDFGLTHSPTDLFARMEAGAQTKTSQVSVGDYMAFWRPMLASGQDVLHVTLSSGISGTYNSACTARDEIASEFPDRRVVVVDSLAASSGYGLLMDKLSELRRAGMDLDGLAAWAEAHRREVQHWFFSSDLTFFIRGGRISKTAGFFGNMLKICPVMDVEPDGSLAVREKVRTKRRAERRVLELMRELAQGGDGYGGKVFISNSACLGDAQDVARMIEGEFPQMDGPVQHFDIGATIGCHTGPGTVATFFWGKERA comes from the coding sequence ATGCCCAACTACACTCTCTGTTGCTGCTCGACGGCAGACGTGACCGAGGACTTCCTCAAGGAGCGTGACATCCGCTACGTATTCTTCAACTACGAGCTTGATGGCGAACAGTGCAAGGATGACTTCGGTCTGACCCACTCCCCCACCGACCTGTTCGCACGCATGGAGGCAGGGGCGCAGACCAAGACCTCACAGGTGTCCGTGGGAGACTACATGGCATTCTGGCGCCCGATGCTCGCCTCCGGCCAGGACGTGCTCCACGTCACCCTGTCCTCGGGCATCTCGGGCACCTACAACTCGGCTTGCACCGCACGAGACGAGATCGCCTCCGAGTTCCCCGACCGTCGCGTCGTGGTGGTGGACTCCCTGGCCGCCTCGTCCGGCTACGGCCTGCTCATGGACAAGCTGTCCGAGCTCAGGCGCGCTGGCATGGACCTCGACGGGCTGGCCGCCTGGGCGGAGGCTCACAGGCGAGAGGTGCAGCACTGGTTCTTCTCGTCTGACTTGACCTTCTTCATCCGTGGCGGTCGCATCTCGAAGACCGCGGGCTTCTTCGGCAACATGCTCAAGATCTGTCCGGTCATGGACGTGGAGCCCGATGGCTCGTTGGCCGTACGCGAGAAGGTCCGTACCAAGCGCAGGGCCGAACGACGCGTCCTGGAGCTCATGCGCGAGCTGGCCCAGGGCGGCGATGGCTACGGTGGCAAGGTGTTCATCAGCAACTCCGCCTGCCTGGGAGACGCGCAGGACGTCGCCCGCATGATCGAGGGGGAGTTTCCCCAGATGGATGGCCCGGTGCAGCACTTCGACATCGGTGCCACCATCGGCTGCCACACCGGTCCCGGCACGGTTGCCACGTTCTTCTGGGGCAAGGAGCGCGCCTAG
- a CDS encoding PTS sugar transporter subunit IIA, whose amino-acid sequence MGFFDRFKRPAKPEALGVTPSEGVVLAPVSGEEIRLEDSSDPVFSCLALGKGCAIKPGASVVYAPVSGTLTAAGAPNFHAIGITSDDGVEVLIHVGVDTVEMHGEGFEVFVEKDAHVRAGEPLLRFSAEKIRAAGHDDAVLMAITNTDDYSSVEPAELGEVSAGSPALIVRR is encoded by the coding sequence ATGGGATTCTTCGACAGGTTCAAGCGTCCTGCCAAGCCGGAGGCTCTGGGAGTCACGCCATCCGAGGGGGTGGTCCTTGCGCCGGTCAGCGGCGAGGAGATTCGTCTCGAGGACTCGTCCGACCCGGTGTTCAGCTGTCTCGCGCTGGGAAAGGGCTGCGCCATCAAACCGGGCGCGTCTGTCGTGTACGCCCCGGTGTCCGGCACCCTCACTGCTGCGGGCGCCCCGAACTTCCATGCCATCGGCATCACGTCGGACGACGGCGTGGAGGTTCTCATCCATGTGGGTGTGGACACGGTGGAGATGCACGGCGAGGGCTTCGAGGTGTTTGTCGAGAAAGACGCACACGTGCGCGCCGGCGAGCCCCTGCTGCGCTTCTCGGCCGAGAAGATCCGTGCCGCCGGCCACGATGACGCGGTGCTCATGGCCATCACCAACACGGACGACTATTCCTCCGTCGAGCCCGCGGAGCTCGGGGAGGTCTCCGCAGGCTCTCCCGCACTCATCGTGAGAAGGTAG